In Xenopus laevis strain J_2021 chromosome 2S, Xenopus_laevis_v10.1, whole genome shotgun sequence, a genomic segment contains:
- the LOC121400391 gene encoding acrosin-like, with protein sequence MAGAEMELLLFFLTIFHLFQQFETSNRIICGNRPLYESFYWSQEVNGVSTAQGKWPWLVSIQQKEGDRYEHICAGIILNTQWVVTAAHCFNNLNGENTASTLRLVFGIRTVTADIPQNLVRKLQKIIRHEEYNPQNAHNDIALIQVDKPIEFNSESQVACIPMPSAQLQHFTECYIAGWGSHDESAEPVRIMQEAKVEQIDAKVCNGTKWYKGRLGDSNLCASQKAGATYSCQGDSAGPLMCKGSKAQHFSVVGIASWGSGCGGTYSPGVYTSVQKLLPWIIDKVISEERKSNPIVMKSNMNGIVPYEDPQDDVTKEPETVPTIQGYKPVKNRRKRFALHKPQQSPSFPMERVEPDLKVESPHQEVQPSERKNGLKQIISVARQFMKSVVRSLKYLNSKIS encoded by the exons ATGGCAGGAGCAGAGATGGAGCTGCTTTTGttttttctaactatttttcatctttttcaaCAATTTGAAACCTCTAATCGAATAA TTTGTGGAAACCGACCTTTGTATGAAAGTTTTTACTGGTCCCAGGAAGTAAATGGAGTGAGTACAGCACAAGGAAAATGGCCCTGGTTAGTCAGTATCCAGCAAAAGGAAGGAGATAGATATGAACACATCTGTGCAGGGATCATCCTCAACACACAGTGGGTTGTGACTGCTGCCCACTGCTTCAACAATCTGAATGG TGAGAACACAGCGAGCACGTTGCGGCTAGTGTTTGGAATACGGACCGTAACGGCAGACATACCCCAGAATTTGGTCCGTAAACTTCAGAAGATCATTCGGCACGAAGAATATAATCCGCAGAATGCGCACAACGATATCGCCTTGATACAAGTGGACAAACCTATTGAATTCAACAGCGAGTCTCAAGTCGCTTGTATTCCCATGCCGTCTGCTCAACTTCAGCACTTTACAGAGTGTTACATTGCAGGATGGGGTAGTCATGATGAAT CTGCGGAACCAGTGAGAATCATGCAGGAAGCAAAGGTTGAGCAAATTGATGCCAAAGTCTGCAATGGCACCAAATGGTATAAAGGAAGATTAGGAGATTCTAACCTGTGTGCCAGCCAGAAGGCAGGGGCCACTTACAGCTGCCAG GGTGACAGTGCAGGTCCCCTGATGTGCAAAGGCAGCAAAGCCCAACACTTCTCTGTGGTTGGGATAGCAAGTTGGGGATCAGGCTGCGGTGGAACTTATTCCCCTGGAGTTTACACCTCTGTGCAGAAATTATTACCATGGATAATTGATAAGGTCATCAGTGAGGAAAGAAAAAGCAATCCTATAGTAATGAAATCCAATATGAATGGAATTGTTCCCTATGAAGACCCTCAAGATGATGTAACAAAGGAACCTGAGACAGTTCCAACCATTCAAGGCTACAAACCTGTTAAGAATCGTAGAAAACGCTTTGCCCTCCATAAGCCTCAACAGAGTCCATCATTTCCCATGGAGCGTGTAGAGCCTGACCTTAAAGTGGAATCGCCCCACCAGGAAGTTCAGCCAAGTGAACGCAAGAATGGGCTAAAGCAAATCATTAGTGTGGCCCGACAGTTTATGAAATCGGTGGTTCGTTCCTTGAAATACCTGAATTCTAAAATCTCATAA
- the LOC121400392 gene encoding acrosin-like yields MRYPFISYSSENTASTLRLVFGIRTVTADIPQNLVRKLQKIIRHEEYNPQNAHNDIALIQVDKPIEFNSESQVACIPMPSAQLQHFTECYIAGWGSHDESAEPVRIMQEAKVEQIDAKVCNGTKWYKGRLGDSNLCASQKAGATYSCQVCVIILCISSAGMIVS; encoded by the exons ATGAGATAtccttttatttcttattctaGTGAGAACACAGCGAGCACGTTGCGGCTAGTGTTTGGAATACGGACCGTAACGGCAGACATACCCCAGAATTTGGTCCGTAAACTTCAGAAGATCATTCGGCACGAAGAATATAATCCGCAGAATGCGCACAACGATATCGCCTTGATACAAGTGGACAAACCTATTGAATTCAACAGCGAGTCTCAAGTCGCTTGTATTCCCATGCCGTCTGCTCAACTTCAGCACTTTACAGAGTGTTACATTGCAGGATGGGGTAGTCATGATGAAT CTGCGGAACCAGTGAGAATCATGCAGGAAGCAAAGGTTGAGCAAATTGATGCCAAAGTCTGCAATGGCACCAAATGGTATAAAGGAAGATTAGGAGATTCTAACCTGTGTGCCAGCCAGAAGGCAGGGGCCACTTACAGCTGCCAGGTATGTGTTATTATATTGTGCATATCATCTGCTGGGATGATTGTTTCCTAG